A genomic region of Lachnoclostridium edouardi contains the following coding sequences:
- a CDS encoding cobalt-precorrin 5A hydrolase, translating into MNIGVISFTAAGGELGRKLKIGLEGEGHKVRLYIQERFFNKEETEPGIHPLTEKARDWAGKRFLDSQGLIFIGAAGIAVRSIAPFIKDKYKDPAVAVIDQQGRFSISLLSGHVGGGNDLAEAAARILGAVPVITTATDIENCFAVDVFAKKNRLEITDRTAAKNISAAVLEGKKIGFFSDFPVKGQAPECFCMLDKEEDLSETSLNIYITLKKNIGWRNTLYLTPKQLVLGVGCKKGTEKDVILHEIKEFLKDYNLNGRGIKMIASIDLKAKEQGMIQAAKELGVDFKTFSAEELKNVPGNFDESDFVKQVTGVGNVCQRAAVLGSCMGRLITGKQAAAGVTAAAALENFFVEF; encoded by the coding sequence ATGAATATAGGGGTTATTAGTTTTACAGCAGCCGGTGGAGAGCTGGGGCGAAAGCTGAAAATCGGGCTGGAGGGAGAAGGCCACAAAGTAAGGCTGTACATACAAGAACGTTTTTTTAATAAAGAAGAAACAGAGCCGGGAATACACCCATTAACAGAAAAGGCAAGGGACTGGGCGGGTAAACGTTTTCTGGACAGCCAGGGTCTGATTTTTATAGGGGCTGCCGGCATAGCAGTCCGTTCTATAGCCCCGTTTATCAAGGATAAATATAAAGATCCTGCTGTGGCAGTCATTGACCAGCAGGGCAGGTTTTCTATTTCCCTGCTGTCAGGCCATGTAGGGGGAGGAAATGATTTAGCTGAAGCGGCCGCCAGGATTTTAGGGGCTGTGCCGGTAATTACTACGGCCACTGATATAGAAAACTGTTTTGCAGTGGACGTATTTGCAAAAAAGAATCGTCTGGAGATTACTGACAGAACAGCGGCAAAAAATATTTCCGCAGCCGTGCTGGAGGGGAAAAAAATAGGATTTTTTTCAGATTTTCCAGTAAAGGGACAGGCTCCGGAATGCTTTTGCATGTTAGATAAGGAAGAAGATCTGTCAGAAACCAGTTTAAATATTTATATTACATTAAAGAAAAACATAGGCTGGAGAAATACGCTTTATCTGACGCCTAAGCAGTTGGTTTTAGGCGTAGGCTGCAAAAAAGGGACAGAGAAAGATGTAATTTTACATGAAATAAAGGAGTTTTTAAAGGATTATAACTTAAACGGCAGGGGAATAAAAATGATTGCCTCCATTGACTTAAAAGCTAAGGAGCAGGGAATGATTCAGGCCGCAAAGGAACTGGGAGTGGACTTTAAAACATTTTCAGCAGAAGAATTAAAAAATGTTCCCGGGAATTTTGATGAATCAGATTTTGTAAAGCAGGTAACAGGAGTGGGAAATGTGTGCCAAAGGGCGGCGGTATTAGGATCCTGCATGGGCAGGCTTATAACAGGAAAACAGGCGGCGGCAGGCGTTACGGCGGCGGCGGCCTTAGAAAACTTTTTTGTGGAATTTTAG
- the cobK gene encoding precorrin-6A reductase, protein MTNIEKKEVVIFGGTKEGRELAEYCIAAKLPAAVSVASYYGKDLLPENLQLEIQEGPMDEETMSKWLAEKEPDFVLDATHPYAVHVTENIKACCSRLSLPYYRVVRENGRICEENSMIWAKDVKEGAQIVEGLKGNVLVTTGSKELEAFLAVTDFENRIYARVLPSPAVVEKCVSLGLKGNHIIAVQGPFSEEFNKALMKQLHINVLVTKEAGAAGGFEEKIEAAQAVGAVTVVIGRPKKEAGISLNQAKSMLDEKGKAKGGQPEAVKSLALIGIGMGGRGQMTLESISALKDSQVVFGAARMLKSVNPYIDNKEAVPIYDSKKIMEWLEFHPECRKAAVVFSGDTGYYSGARQVTETAGSQWQIEVYPGISTLSYMAAKLKKSWEDVKSASCHGRECNLEELMKTEKKLFLLTSGGENGNQVMRRLSEIEKKQAASYFVAAGENLSYENEKIITGRPCQLEKEEFPALTAFWIEKEELSSGGENL, encoded by the coding sequence ATGACAAACATAGAGAAAAAAGAGGTAGTGATTTTCGGCGGCACAAAAGAGGGAAGAGAGCTGGCAGAATACTGTATTGCCGCTAAGCTGCCTGCGGCAGTCAGCGTAGCTTCTTATTACGGAAAAGACCTGCTGCCTGAAAATCTGCAGCTGGAGATTCAGGAAGGTCCTATGGATGAGGAGACAATGAGCAAATGGCTGGCAGAAAAAGAACCTGATTTTGTTTTAGACGCCACCCACCCTTATGCAGTGCACGTTACTGAAAATATTAAGGCCTGCTGCAGCAGGCTGTCTTTGCCTTATTACAGGGTAGTAAGAGAAAATGGGCGGATATGTGAGGAAAACTCTATGATTTGGGCAAAAGATGTGAAAGAAGGGGCTCAGATTGTAGAAGGCCTAAAGGGAAATGTGCTGGTGACTACAGGAAGCAAGGAACTGGAAGCCTTTTTGGCTGTTACAGATTTTGAAAACAGAATTTATGCAAGAGTTCTTCCTTCTCCGGCAGTAGTAGAAAAATGCGTTTCCTTAGGCCTAAAGGGAAATCATATTATTGCCGTCCAGGGGCCTTTTTCAGAAGAGTTTAATAAAGCTTTAATGAAACAGCTTCACATTAATGTGCTGGTGACAAAGGAGGCCGGGGCGGCCGGCGGTTTTGAGGAAAAAATAGAGGCGGCTCAGGCTGTGGGAGCAGTTACAGTAGTCATTGGAAGGCCAAAAAAGGAAGCTGGAATTTCCTTAAATCAGGCAAAGTCCATGCTAGATGAAAAGGGAAAAGCAAAGGGAGGTCAGCCTGAAGCTGTTAAGAGCCTGGCGTTAATAGGGATTGGCATGGGAGGCAGAGGGCAAATGACCTTAGAAAGCATTTCTGCCTTAAAGGACAGTCAAGTAGTATTTGGAGCTGCCAGAATGTTAAAAAGCGTAAATCCGTATATAGACAATAAAGAAGCAGTGCCTATATATGACAGTAAAAAAATAATGGAGTGGCTGGAATTTCATCCAGAATGCAGAAAAGCTGCAGTAGTATTTTCAGGGGATACAGGATATTACAGCGGGGCCAGACAAGTCACAGAAACAGCAGGCTCCCAGTGGCAGATAGAAGTATATCCAGGCATTTCCACACTGTCTTATATGGCCGCCAAGCTAAAAAAAAGCTGGGAGGATGTAAAAAGCGCCAGCTGCCACGGCAGAGAGTGTAATTTAGAGGAGCTGATGAAAACAGAAAAAAAGCTGTTTTTATTAACCTCAGGGGGAGAAAACGGGAATCAGGTTATGAGGCGGCTTTCTGAAATAGAAAAGAAGCAGGCGGCTTCTTATTTTGTAGCCGCAGGGGAAAATCTTTCCTATGAAAATGAAAAGATTATTACAGGGCGGCCTTGTCAGCTGGAAAAGGAAGAATTTCCGGCTTTAACGGCTTTTTGGATTGAAAAAGAAGAGCTTTCATCAGGAGGAGAAAATCTGTGA
- the cbiT gene encoding precorrin-6Y C5,15-methyltransferase (decarboxylating) subunit CbiT has translation MRDQEFIRGKVPMTKAEVRAVSISKLELKKDSVLWDVGAGTGSVSVEAAGFMPKGAVYAIEKKTEALELIKKNIEKFQADCVHLVEGEAPKVLEGLPAPTHVFLGGTGGNLEKILDLVLKVNPDARIVANVIALESLARMIEYIKLKKLQGEIVCMQVSKGELLGEYHLMKGQNPVYIITLNEEKKDD, from the coding sequence GTGAGAGACCAGGAATTTATAAGAGGCAAAGTGCCTATGACAAAAGCTGAGGTGCGGGCGGTATCTATATCAAAGCTGGAATTAAAAAAAGATTCTGTGCTGTGGGATGTTGGAGCAGGCACAGGCTCAGTGTCAGTGGAGGCGGCAGGCTTTATGCCAAAAGGCGCGGTTTACGCCATTGAAAAAAAAACTGAGGCTTTAGAGCTGATTAAGAAAAACATAGAAAAGTTTCAGGCAGACTGTGTACATCTGGTGGAAGGGGAGGCCCCTAAGGTTCTTGAAGGCCTGCCTGCTCCCACTCACGTATTTTTAGGAGGGACAGGGGGAAACCTGGAAAAGATTTTAGATTTAGTTTTAAAAGTAAACCCTGATGCCAGGATTGTAGCAAATGTAATCGCCTTAGAAAGCCTTGCCAGGATGATAGAATACATAAAGTTAAAGAAGCTGCAGGGAGAAATAGTGTGTATGCAGGTGTCTAAGGGGGAGCTGCTTGGAGAGTACCACTTAATGAAAGGGCAGAACCCAGTGTACATTATTACCTTAAATGAGGAGAAAAAAGATGATTAA
- a CDS encoding cobyrinate a,c-diamide synthase: MINRILLAALSSGSGKTFLTCGLLKALKNRKISTRAYKCGPDYIDPMFHKRVLGIPGGNLDTWFSRPEDIRARLMREVQPGEIAVIEGVMGYYDGLGGVSTQASSYDVAKATNTPVILILDGKGVSLSIVSAAKGICQYKEDSRIAGVIINRMNPALGEKLRPAFKEQGIELLGCVPDCPKWKWDSRHLGLVMPKEQGNINEILDELAGCMEQYVNIDRILEISSKALDMEEILKPEKAVFIEKEHVNIGVAMDLAFCFYYQENLDFLESLGARLQFFSPLSDKALPENVCGLLLGGGYPELYADRLWKNTSMRQAILKAAQNGMPISGECGGFLYLQEQLEGEDGRIYPMTGVLPGTSVRKEKLGRFGYIELTAKRNAGWVKEGDQIKGHEFHYWDSDCCGDVFHSKKPVGDRQWDCIQSRYCVVAGFPHLYYPSNPSYGKGFVDACRRWKESQNK, from the coding sequence ATGATTAACAGAATTCTTCTGGCAGCTTTATCCAGCGGAAGCGGAAAAACCTTTCTTACATGCGGCCTTCTAAAGGCGCTGAAAAACAGAAAAATTTCCACCAGGGCCTACAAATGCGGCCCTGATTATATTGATCCGATGTTCCACAAAAGGGTTCTTGGAATTCCGGGAGGAAATTTAGACACATGGTTTTCCAGACCGGAAGATATAAGAGCCAGACTTATGAGAGAGGTGCAGCCTGGGGAAATAGCTGTGATAGAAGGAGTTATGGGATATTACGACGGCTTAGGAGGGGTCAGCACTCAGGCCAGCTCCTATGATGTGGCGAAGGCTACAAATACTCCTGTTATTTTAATTTTAGACGGAAAAGGAGTCTCTCTGTCCATTGTTTCTGCGGCAAAAGGTATTTGCCAGTATAAAGAGGACAGCCGCATTGCAGGAGTGATTATAAACAGAATGAACCCTGCCTTGGGGGAGAAGCTGCGCCCGGCTTTTAAAGAGCAGGGCATAGAGCTGTTAGGATGCGTGCCTGACTGTCCAAAGTGGAAATGGGACAGCCGCCATCTGGGGCTGGTTATGCCAAAGGAGCAGGGAAATATAAATGAGATTTTAGATGAACTGGCCGGCTGTATGGAGCAGTATGTAAATATAGACAGAATATTAGAAATCAGCTCTAAGGCCTTAGACATGGAAGAAATATTAAAGCCTGAAAAGGCTGTTTTCATAGAAAAGGAACATGTAAATATTGGGGTGGCCATGGATTTGGCCTTTTGCTTTTACTATCAGGAAAACCTGGATTTTTTAGAAAGCCTGGGAGCCAGGCTGCAGTTTTTCAGCCCGCTGTCAGATAAAGCTTTGCCTGAAAATGTGTGCGGCCTTTTATTAGGAGGAGGATATCCGGAGCTTTACGCTGACAGACTTTGGAAAAACACATCTATGCGCCAGGCTATTTTAAAGGCCGCCCAAAACGGGATGCCTATTAGCGGAGAGTGCGGAGGATTTCTTTATCTTCAGGAGCAGCTGGAGGGGGAGGACGGCCGCATATATCCTATGACAGGAGTGCTTCCCGGAACCTCTGTAAGGAAAGAAAAATTAGGCAGGTTTGGGTATATAGAGCTGACGGCCAAAAGAAACGCAGGCTGGGTCAAGGAAGGGGATCAAATAAAAGGACATGAATTTCACTACTGGGATTCTGACTGCTGCGGAGATGTATTTCACAGTAAGAAACCAGTAGGAGACAGACAGTGGGATTGTATTCAGTCCAGGTACTGCGTAGTGGCAGGCTTTCCCCACCTGTATTATCCCTCCAACCCTTCCTACGGAAAGGGCTTTGTAGATGCCTGCAGACGGTGGAAGGAGAGTCAAAATAAATGA
- the cobT gene encoding nicotinate-nucleotide--dimethylbenzimidazole phosphoribosyltransferase, with protein MNLEEIICQIQETDKRAGEIARKRWNSIAKPLHSLGLLEEITVQMAAVKRTADIRPGKKALVVMCGDNGIVEEGVTQTGQEVTAVVTENFTKGDTCSCIMAELAGADVFPVDIGVAKSLDYCGSKYPLISRNIARGTKNFLKEPAMTKEEAIKAITVGFEIVKDLKNKGYEVIATGEMGIGNTTTSSAVASLLLDKDPRLLTGKGAGLSKEGLERKIQVIAQGIAERKPDKNNVLDVLSKVGGLDIAGLLGVYLGGAAFLIPVIVDGLISATAALCAVKLCPAVKEYMIASHLSEEPAGKMLLEALGLEPAIQAKMCLGEGSGALALLPLLDMGLAVYNRMSTFEEIKIQEYKELS; from the coding sequence ATGAATCTGGAAGAAATCATATGCCAAATACAGGAAACAGATAAAAGGGCGGGGGAAATAGCCAGAAAAAGGTGGAATTCTATTGCAAAGCCTCTCCACAGCTTAGGATTATTGGAGGAAATAACAGTCCAGATGGCCGCTGTAAAAAGGACGGCAGATATTCGGCCTGGAAAAAAAGCGTTAGTGGTAATGTGCGGGGACAACGGAATTGTGGAGGAAGGCGTCACCCAGACAGGCCAGGAGGTAACGGCTGTAGTTACGGAAAACTTTACAAAGGGGGATACCTGCTCCTGCATTATGGCAGAGCTGGCAGGAGCAGACGTTTTTCCCGTAGATATTGGGGTAGCGAAAAGCTTAGACTACTGCGGAAGCAAATACCCTTTGATTTCCAGAAATATTGCCAGGGGAACGAAAAATTTTCTAAAAGAGCCGGCTATGACGAAAGAGGAGGCCATAAAGGCAATCACAGTAGGATTTGAAATAGTAAAAGATCTGAAAAATAAAGGGTATGAGGTAATTGCCACAGGAGAAATGGGAATCGGCAATACTACTACCAGCAGCGCAGTAGCTTCCCTGCTTTTAGATAAAGATCCCAGGCTGCTTACGGGAAAAGGGGCCGGCCTTTCAAAGGAAGGGCTGGAAAGGAAAATTCAGGTGATTGCTCAGGGAATTGCCGAGAGAAAGCCAGATAAAAATAATGTTTTAGACGTTTTGTCTAAAGTGGGAGGACTAGATATTGCCGGGCTTTTAGGAGTATATTTGGGAGGAGCCGCCTTTCTCATTCCTGTAATTGTGGACGGGCTGATTTCAGCAACGGCAGCCTTGTGCGCCGTAAAGCTTTGCCCGGCAGTGAAAGAATACATGATCGCTTCCCATTTGTCAGAGGAGCCGGCGGGAAAAATGCTTTTAGAAGCATTAGGGTTGGAGCCTGCAATACAGGCTAAAATGTGTTTAGGAGAGGGGAGCGGGGCTTTGGCTCTTCTGCCGTTGTTGGACATGGGACTGGCAGTATACAACAGAATGAGCACATTTGAGGAAATTAAAATCCAAGAATATAAAGAGCTTTCCTAA
- a CDS encoding bifunctional adenosylcobinamide kinase/adenosylcobinamide-phosphate guanylyltransferase, whose protein sequence is MLITVTGGSGSGKSAYAEKRILDLGERERFYIATMIPWDKECRERIRRHRKMRQEKGFTTIEQYKDLEQLKLPEKKAGNKRAVLLECMSNLTANQMYGGGEKQDWEQKILFGVASLYNQTDDLIIVTNEVFSDGLKYHKDTEAYIKTLGQINCRLASISQEVTEVVYGIPVYLKGGGR, encoded by the coding sequence ATGTTAATCACAGTCACAGGAGGAAGCGGAAGCGGAAAGTCAGCTTACGCAGAAAAAAGAATACTGGATTTAGGGGAAAGAGAAAGGTTTTACATTGCCACTATGATTCCGTGGGATAAGGAGTGCAGGGAAAGAATCAGACGCCACAGGAAAATGAGACAGGAAAAAGGCTTTACTACCATTGAGCAGTACAAGGATTTGGAACAGCTAAAACTGCCTGAAAAAAAAGCGGGAAATAAGCGGGCCGTTTTGTTAGAGTGTATGTCTAATTTAACTGCAAACCAGATGTATGGAGGCGGGGAAAAACAGGACTGGGAGCAGAAAATTTTATTTGGCGTCGCCAGTCTTTATAATCAGACAGATGATTTGATTATTGTGACAAACGAAGTATTTTCCGACGGACTAAAGTATCATAAGGATACAGAAGCTTATATTAAGACTTTGGGGCAGATCAACTGCAGGCTGGCTTCCATATCCCAGGAGGTAACAGAGGTAGTTTACGGAATCCCCGTATATTTAAAGGGAGGCGGAAGGTGA
- a CDS encoding adenosylcobinamide-GDP ribazoletransferase, translated as MKGLSSLIIAFSMYSRIPMPETEWTKDKMEYAMGCFPFVGAVIGGLYIIYAYFAERLHLSDFSYACFGTVLPVLVTGGIHMDGFADTVDALSSCQTKERKLEILKDPHTGAFAVIGCCLYFLLYAGVFCEIPRENLMSIGAVPVISRAASGFSVIWFPKAKKSGLAAMFAEKSRKGPVTVMLAAITLAGFVYLGLVGGFGCVLACSMGAGFSMIYYYKMMKKQFGGITGDLAGFFLQISELVMMAALMAVWKMR; from the coding sequence GTGAAAGGATTAAGCAGCTTGATCATTGCGTTTTCTATGTATTCCAGAATCCCTATGCCTGAGACAGAGTGGACAAAGGATAAAATGGAATACGCCATGGGATGTTTTCCCTTTGTGGGAGCAGTAATCGGAGGGCTTTATATTATTTATGCCTATTTTGCAGAGAGGCTTCATTTATCTGATTTTTCATATGCATGTTTTGGCACGGTTTTGCCTGTGCTTGTAACAGGCGGGATTCATATGGACGGATTTGCTGATACAGTAGACGCCCTTTCCTCCTGCCAGACAAAGGAGAGAAAGCTGGAAATTTTAAAGGACCCTCACACAGGAGCCTTTGCAGTCATTGGCTGCTGCCTATATTTTCTTTTGTATGCCGGAGTTTTTTGCGAAATTCCCAGAGAAAATCTTATGTCCATAGGGGCGGTGCCTGTAATCAGCAGAGCTGCCAGCGGATTTTCAGTTATATGGTTTCCAAAGGCCAAGAAAAGCGGGCTGGCGGCAATGTTTGCAGAAAAATCCAGGAAAGGTCCTGTTACAGTTATGCTGGCGGCAATTACATTGGCCGGGTTTGTTTACTTAGGCCTCGTGGGAGGATTTGGCTGTGTTCTGGCCTGCAGTATGGGAGCAGGATTTAGTATGATCTATTATTATAAAATGATGAAAAAACAATTTGGAGGAATCACAGGAGATTTGGCCGGATTTTTTCTCCAGATTTCAGAGTTGGTTATGATGGCGGCGTTGATGGCAGTGTGGAAAATGAGGTGA
- a CDS encoding bifunctional adenosylcobinamide kinase/adenosylcobinamide-phosphate guanylyltransferase, whose amino-acid sequence MMIFIVGGAWQGKRKFAESLLLETTGEIVDHFHLYVKEQVHLIFNKENRESLLEQVKVQISCKIENITRNNPPAIVIMDEIGCGIVPVQPEDRIYRDLAGYAGQLLAEKAEIVYRVTAGIGVKIKDAKGENT is encoded by the coding sequence ATGATGATATTTATTGTAGGAGGAGCCTGGCAGGGAAAAAGAAAATTTGCAGAAAGCCTTCTTTTAGAAACAACAGGGGAAATTGTAGATCACTTTCACCTTTATGTAAAAGAACAGGTTCATCTTATTTTTAATAAAGAAAACAGGGAAAGCCTGCTGGAACAGGTAAAAGTTCAGATCAGCTGTAAGATAGAGAATATTACAAGAAATAATCCGCCGGCAATCGTCATTATGGATGAAATCGGCTGCGGCATTGTGCCTGTACAGCCGGAGGACAGGATTTACAGAGACTTAGCCGGATATGCAGGGCAGCTGCTGGCAGAAAAAGCAGAAATAGTGTACCGGGTTACAGCAGGCATCGGAGTAAAAATAAAAGACGCAAAAGGGGAAAATACATGA
- the cbiB gene encoding adenosylcobinamide-phosphate synthase CbiB, whose amino-acid sequence MKPLTAGFILDMMLGDPHSWPHPVKAMGKTIEKTEETLRGRFPATENGEKAAGAVMAAAVPFFWWAVSYGILKAVKKRNKKAGWLLESIMCYQLLAAKSLKDESMKVYDALKHQGLSEGRQAVSMIVGRDTENLTEEGVIKAAVETVAENTSDGVIGPMMFMALGGAPLGFFYKAVNTMDSMVGYRNEKYEFFGKGAARLDDVMNYIPSRLSALSMILASFLLRFRGKDSFRIWVRDRRKHKSPNSAQTESVCAGALGVELAGDGVYFGKVVKKQVIGDNIRKIQLEDIKRANKLMYATAFIFLGAAGLWSKCFGNRTGKRI is encoded by the coding sequence ATGAAACCATTAACAGCCGGATTTATTTTAGATATGATGCTGGGCGATCCTCATTCATGGCCTCATCCTGTAAAAGCTATGGGAAAAACCATAGAAAAAACGGAGGAAACATTAAGAGGCAGGTTCCCGGCCACAGAGAATGGAGAAAAGGCGGCGGGAGCTGTGATGGCTGCCGCTGTGCCTTTCTTTTGGTGGGCCGTTTCATATGGAATTTTAAAGGCAGTAAAAAAAAGGAATAAAAAAGCTGGGTGGCTTTTAGAAAGTATAATGTGTTATCAGCTGCTGGCTGCAAAATCTTTAAAAGATGAAAGCATGAAGGTGTATGATGCTTTAAAGCATCAGGGACTTTCAGAGGGCAGACAGGCTGTATCTATGATTGTAGGCAGGGATACAGAAAATCTGACAGAGGAAGGCGTTATTAAGGCGGCGGTGGAAACTGTGGCGGAAAATACTTCTGACGGAGTCATAGGGCCTATGATGTTTATGGCTTTAGGAGGGGCGCCTTTAGGATTTTTCTATAAAGCAGTGAATACTATGGACTCTATGGTAGGATATAGAAATGAAAAGTATGAGTTTTTCGGAAAAGGGGCGGCCAGGCTGGACGACGTTATGAATTATATTCCCTCCAGGCTTTCCGCTCTGTCTATGATTCTGGCCAGCTTTTTATTAAGATTCAGAGGAAAAGACAGCTTTCGCATATGGGTCAGAGACAGGAGAAAGCATAAAAGCCCTAATTCTGCCCAGACAGAATCTGTGTGCGCCGGAGCTTTAGGCGTGGAGCTGGCAGGAGACGGAGTTTATTTTGGAAAGGTAGTAAAAAAACAAGTTATAGGGGACAACATAAGAAAAATACAGTTAGAAGATATTAAAAGAGCAAATAAGCTTATGTACGCCACAGCCTTTATATTTTTAGGGGCAGCAGGGTTATGGAGCAAATGTTTCGGGAACAGAACCGGGAAAAGGATTTAG
- the cobD gene encoding threonine-phosphate decarboxylase CobD has protein sequence MKEYVHGGDIYSQEIELDFSANINPFGLPEGVKKRIIEKINTFSRYPDSQSRVLRERLGEIWKVNPKSVICGNGAADLVFQLAAALKPENALLAAPSFAEYEQALKAQGCKIQYLKLEEKEEFHLNWRQWASKLEKGCQIAFLCNPNNPTGLTVPAEQIKEMARICRERKILLVVDECFNGFLDDPKKNSVISLTENNPWIFVLRAFTKIYGMAGIRLGYGICANHKLLDQMEAIRQPWSVSGVAEEAGLAALEEKEYIEASRKLIKEEREFLKIRLKALGWKVWDSQANYLFFQVPEDQDELGKKLKEKKVLIRSCSNYYGLGPGYYRICVKTRRENEQLLKAVEEIL, from the coding sequence GTGAAGGAATATGTTCACGGAGGAGATATTTACAGTCAGGAAATTGAATTAGATTTTTCCGCAAATATTAATCCCTTTGGGCTGCCTGAGGGAGTGAAAAAAAGAATAATAGAGAAAATAAATACCTTTTCCAGGTATCCGGACAGTCAAAGCCGGGTTTTAAGAGAAAGGCTGGGGGAGATCTGGAAAGTAAACCCTAAGTCAGTGATCTGCGGAAACGGAGCGGCAGATCTTGTATTTCAGCTTGCCGCGGCTTTAAAGCCTGAAAATGCCCTTTTGGCAGCTCCTTCCTTTGCTGAATATGAGCAGGCTTTAAAAGCCCAGGGCTGCAAAATACAGTACTTAAAGCTGGAGGAAAAGGAGGAGTTTCATTTAAACTGGAGGCAGTGGGCTTCTAAACTGGAGAAGGGCTGCCAAATTGCCTTTTTGTGCAATCCTAATAATCCTACAGGCTTAACAGTGCCTGCAGAACAGATAAAAGAGATGGCGAGAATCTGCAGGGAAAGAAAAATTTTGTTGGTAGTAGACGAGTGCTTTAACGGCTTTTTAGATGATCCAAAGAAAAATTCTGTAATTTCCCTTACAGAAAATAATCCCTGGATTTTTGTGCTGAGAGCCTTCACTAAAATTTACGGAATGGCGGGAATCCGCCTGGGCTACGGCATATGCGCCAATCATAAGCTGCTGGATCAAATGGAGGCAATAAGGCAGCCCTGGAGCGTATCCGGGGTGGCTGAGGAGGCGGGGCTTGCAGCTTTAGAAGAAAAGGAATACATAGAAGCCTCCAGAAAGCTGATAAAAGAGGAAAGAGAGTTTTTAAAAATAAGGCTGAAAGCCTTGGGCTGGAAGGTGTGGGATTCACAGGCCAATTATTTGTTTTTTCAGGTGCCGGAGGATCAGGATGAATTAGGAAAAAAATTAAAGGAAAAAAAAGTTTTAATCCGCAGCTGCAGCAATTATTATGGTTTGGGACCAGGGTATTACAGAATCTGTGTGAAAACCAGAAGGGAAAATGAACAGCTTTTAAAGGCCGTAGAGGAGATATTATGA
- a CDS encoding substrate-binding domain-containing protein — protein MKGKKGLGILIAAGILILAGYIVAGGGRQPANPGVSLQEKEGESLRVGVCLYDSEDQFLKLYKEELKKVLTEEYGAEMIFKDCQGDGQVQKEQITDLAENQIDVLIINPAEPYRAKDLADICTAYSLPAVFINREPPEEEILRWEEEKLPMAYVGTDQMQAGIYQGEIILETENKGDLNGDGIVSYALLMGDQESRYRSKGAAEALIQGGMKGERIFAAYGDWNQEKGRKLTLDAINICGDKLEVIFCGNDAMANGAREAVIEQGKIPGQDIYIVGVDGLEDTVGYIREGTITGTVLNDYKTQAQTAAKAAIGLKKGEKTATEYRIDHVKITMGR, from the coding sequence ATGAAGGGCAAAAAAGGACTGGGTATTTTAATTGCGGCAGGTATTTTAATACTTGCTGGATATATTGTGGCAGGGGGAGGCAGACAGCCGGCCAATCCCGGGGTTTCCCTGCAGGAAAAGGAAGGGGAGAGCCTGAGGGTAGGCGTTTGTCTCTACGATTCAGAAGATCAGTTTTTAAAGCTTTACAAAGAGGAGCTGAAAAAGGTTCTTACAGAGGAATATGGAGCTGAAATGATTTTTAAGGATTGTCAGGGGGACGGTCAGGTTCAAAAGGAGCAGATTACAGATCTGGCGGAAAATCAAATAGATGTGCTGATAATTAACCCGGCAGAGCCTTACAGAGCCAAAGACCTGGCGGATATATGTACAGCTTACAGCCTTCCCGCCGTATTTATTAACAGGGAGCCTCCAGAGGAGGAAATTCTCAGGTGGGAGGAAGAAAAGCTTCCAATGGCTTATGTAGGAACAGATCAGATGCAGGCAGGCATATATCAGGGAGAAATCATTCTGGAGACAGAAAATAAAGGGGATTTGAACGGGGACGGAATCGTTTCCTATGCTTTGCTTATGGGAGATCAGGAAAGCAGATATAGAAGCAAGGGAGCTGCAGAGGCGCTGATACAGGGCGGAATGAAGGGAGAGAGAATATTTGCAGCTTATGGAGACTGGAATCAGGAAAAAGGGAGAAAGCTGACATTAGACGCCATAAATATATGCGGGGATAAATTGGAAGTAATTTTCTGCGGCAATGACGCCATGGCAAACGGAGCCAGGGAGGCTGTAATAGAACAGGGAAAAATACCTGGGCAGGACATTTATATTGTAGGCGTGGACGGCCTGGAGGACACTGTAGGCTATATCCGGGAAGGCACTATTACAGGCACAGTGTTAAATGATTATAAAACCCAGGCACAGACGGCAGCTAAGGCGGCAATTGGCCTGAAAAAGGGAGAAAAAACAGCAACAGAGTACAGAATTGACCATGTGAAAATCACCATGGGCAGATAA